A genome region from Manis pentadactyla isolate mManPen7 chromosome 5, mManPen7.hap1, whole genome shotgun sequence includes the following:
- the TIFA gene encoding TRAF-interacting protein with FHA domain-containing protein A: protein MSSFEDADTEETLTYLQITVYHPGQLNSGIFQSVRFYNRKKLPSSEVLKFGRNSNICHYTFQDRQVSRVQFSLQLFKKFDSSVLSFEIKNMSKKTSLIVNNKELGYLNKMDLPYKCMVRFGDYQFLMEKEDGESLEFFETQFILSPRSLLQESNWPPQEPIPQHGSYSYCSTKSTTPTEMDENQL from the coding sequence ATGTCCAGTTTTGAAGATGCTGACACAGAAGAGACACTCACTTATCTCCAGATAACTGTTTACCATCCTGGCCAGCTAAACAGTGGAATTTTCCAATCAGTAAGGTTTTACAACAGAAAAAAACTCCCCTCCAGCGAAGTGTTGAAATTTGGCCGAAATTCCAACATCTGTCATTATACCTTTCAGGACAGACAGGTTTCCCGAGTTCAGTTTTCTCTACAGCTATTTAAAAAGTTTGATAGCTCCGTTCtctcttttgaaattaaaaatatgagtaaAAAGACCAGTCTGATTGTGAACAATAAGGAGTTGGGCTACCTAAATAAAATGGACCTGCCGTACAAGTGCATGGTCAGATTCGGTGACTATCAATTCctaatggagaaagaagatggaGAGTCATTAGAATTTTTTGAGACCCAATTTATTTTGTCTCCAAGATCACTCTTGCAAGAAAGCAACTGGCCACCACAGGAGCCCATACCTCAGCATGGCAGTTATTCATACTGTTCTACTAAAAGCACTACTCCTACAGAAATGGATGAAAATCAATTGTga